The proteins below come from a single Haemorhous mexicanus isolate bHaeMex1 chromosome 18, bHaeMex1.pri, whole genome shotgun sequence genomic window:
- the TUBB1 gene encoding tubulin beta-1 chain, translating into MREIVHLQIGQCGNQIGSKFWEVLGEEHGIDITGNYRGDSPLQLERINVYFNEAYSHKYVPRSILVDLEPGTMDSVRSSRIGPLFRPDNFIHGNSGAGNNWAKGHYTEGAELIENVMDVVRSECESCDCLQGFQLIHSLGGGTGSGMGTLLINKIREEYPDRIMNTFSVVPSPKVSDTVVEPYNAILSIHQLIENTDETFCIDNEALYDICFRTLKLTNPTYGDLNHLVSLTMSGVTTSLRFPGQLNADLRKLAVNMVPFPRLHFFMPGFAPLTARGSQQYRALTVPELTQQMFDARNMMAACDPRRGRYLTVACIFRGRMSTREVDEQLLSVQTKNSSYFVEWIPNNVKVAVCDIPPRGLKMAATFIGNNTAIQELFIRVSEQFSAMFRRKAFLHWYTGEGMDEMEFSEAEGNTNDLVSEYQQYQDATADVEEFEEVEVEAEAKPEKEAE; encoded by the exons TTCTGGGAGGTGCTTGGTGAGGAACATGGGATTGACATCACTGGAAACTACCGTGGGGATTCACCACTGCAGCTGGAGCGAATTAACGTGTACTTCAATGAGGCTTATT cCCATAAATACGTGCCCCGTTCCATCCTGGTGGACCTGGAGCCTGGGACGATGGACAGTGTCCGGTCCAGCAGAATTGGGCCCCTCTTTCGACCTGACAACTTTATCCATG GTAATTCAGGTGCTGGCAACAACTGGGCCAAGGGCCATTACACTGAAGGTGCTGAACTGATTGAAAACGTCATGGATGTGGTCAGGAGCGAGTGTGAGAGCTGTGACTGCCTTCAGGGGTTCCAGCTCATCCATTCCCTTGGTGGTGGCACGGGCTCAGGCATGGGGACACTCCTCATCAACAAGATCAGAGAGGAATATCCCGACAGGATCATGAACACCTTCAGCGTTGTGCCCTCCCCCAAGGTGTCTGACACGGTGGTGGAGCCATACAACGCCATCCTCTCCATCCACCAGCTGATAGAGAACACGGATGAAACCTTTTGCATTGACAACGAAGCTCTGTATGATATATGCTTCAGGACATTAAAGCTCACCAATCCCACCTACGGGGACCTCAACCACTTGGTGTCTCTCACCATGAGCGGCGTCACCACCTCGCTGCGTTTCCCCGGCCAGCTGAACGCGGATCTCCGGAAGCTGGCGGTGAACATGGTGCCCTTTCCTCGCCTGCACTTCTTCATGCCTGGCTTTGCCCCGCTGACAGCTCGGGGCAGCCAGCAGTACCGGGCCCTGACGGTGCCAGAGCTCACCCAGCAGATGTTCGACGCCCGGAACATGATGGCAGCCTGCGACCCCCGCCGCGGGCGCTACCTCACCGTCGCCTGCATCTTCAGGGGCAGGATGTCCACCAGGGAAGTGGACGAGCAGCTGCTGTCTGTCCAGACCAAGAACAGCTCCTACTTTGTGGAGTGGATCCCTAACAATGTGAAAGTGGCCGTGTGTGACATCCCGCCGCGAGGGCTGAAGATGGCAGCCACGTTTATTGGCAATAACACAGCCATCCAGGAGCTCTTCATCAGGGTGTCCGAACAGTTCTCGGCCATGTTCAGGAGGAAAGCCTTTCTCCACTGGTACACGGGGGAAGGCATGGATGAGATGGAGTTTTCTGAAGCAGAAGGTAACACCAATGATCTCGTGTCCGAGTACCAACAGTACCAGGATGCCACTGCAGACGTGGAGGAATTTGAAGAGGTAGAAGTGGAAGCAGAAGCCAAGCCAGAAAAGGAAGCAGagtaa
- the ATP5F1E gene encoding ATP synthase subunit epsilon, mitochondrial, producing MVAYWRQAGLSYIRYSQICAQAVRAAMKPQYKAEAERAAAATVKTVKPKKE from the exons ATGGTGGCGTACTGGCGACAGGCCGGGCTCAG CTACATCCGCTACTCGCAGATCTGCGCCCAGGCTGTGCGGGCCGCCATGAAGCCGCAGTACAAAGCGGAGGCGGAGAGGGCAGCGGCGGCCACGGTGAAAACGGTGAAGCCCAAAAAGGAGTGA
- the PRELID3B gene encoding PRELI domain containing protein 3B, giving the protein MKIWTSEHVFDHPWETVMTAAMRKYPNPMNPSVVGVDVLDRHVDPSGKLHSHRLLSTEWGIPAIVKSLIGTCRTRTYVQEHSVVDPVKKTMELKSCNISFTNLVSVDERLVYKPHPQEPHKTILTQEAIISVKGVSLSSYLEGLMANTISSNAKKGREALEWVIKRLNAEIEEFAASARGTMRNSMAAAAFVEK; this is encoded by the exons ATGAAGATCTGGACCTCGGAGCACGTGTTCGA TCACCCCTGGGAAACTGTGATGACAGCTGCCATGAGGAAATACCCCAACCCCATGAACCCCAGTGTGGTGGGCGTCGATGTCCTGGACAGGCACGTGGATCCCAGCGGGAAGCTGCACAGCCACAGGCTCCTGAGCACGGAGTGGGGAATCCCGGCCATTGTGAAATCG ctcatAGGCACCTGCAGGACAAGGACGTATGTGCAGGAGCACTCTGTTGTTGACCCTGTGAAAAAAACAATGGAGCTTAAATCCTGTAAT ATTTCATTTACAAACCTCGTGTCAGTCGATGAGAGGCTTGTCTATAAACCACACCCTCAGGAACCACACAA AACCATTCTGACACAAGAAGCAATAATATCTGTAAAAGGTGTCAGTCTCAGCAGTTACCTAGAAGGGCTAATGGCAAACACAATTTCTTCCAATGCTAAAAAG GGCCGTGAAGCATTGGAATGGGTAATTAAAAGACTGAATGCTGAAATTGAAGAGTTTGCAGCTTCAGCAAGAGGAACCATGAGGAATTcgatggcagcagcagcatttgtaGAGAAATGA
- the LOC132335708 gene encoding uncharacterized protein DDB_G0271670-like, translating into MAVLSSAWHHSQGLCSRLGSAAERTAELYQHSPEWLTQAEKGGKSTATQDSLDLSSLSSSSSVEFSSLTSSSSLDLSSLTSSFSSDFSSTSSSISLELSSLTSSDSWDRSSFSSSVSLDLSSLTSSGSPDQSGDSSSISLDLSSVTSLSTDFSSPTSSLSLDLSSLTSSSSTDVSSHTSSASLDFSCTIPPSSPGVSEYSSSTSSESLDLTDFNYFMFQRSSGLSSSTSEDVSNLISAPFLDVSSLTFNDASPLSPSVSLDMSNLTSLVPPDLSTLTFLDVANRAAAASLDLCI; encoded by the exons ATGGCTGTATTGTCATCAGCATGGCATCATtcccaggggctgtgcagcagaTTAGggtcagcagcagagaggacagcagagctttaccagcacagcccagaatGGCTTACccaggcagagaaaggaggTAAATCCACAGCTACCCAAG ATTCATTGGATTTATCCAGTCTGAGCTCTTCATCCTCTGTGGAATTCTCCAGTCTCACTTCTTCATCCTCTCTGGACCTTTCAAGTCTCACATCTTCATTCTCCTCAGACTTCTCCAGTACCTCCTCTTCAATTTCCTTAGAGCTCTCCAGTCTCACCTCTTCAGATTCCTGGGATCGCTCCAGTTTCTCCTCTTCAGTTTCACTGGACCTATCAAGTCTCACTTCATCAGGATCTCCAGATCAGTCTGGTGACAGCTCTTCAATCTCTTTAGATCTCTCAAGTGTCACCTCTCTATCCACAGATTTCTCCAGCCCTACTTCTTCACTCTCTCTAGACCTCTCCAGTCTCACTTCTTCGTCCTCCACAGATGTTTCCAGTCACACCTCCTCGGCTTCCCTGGACTTTTCCTGTACAATCCCTCCATCCTCACCAGGTGTCTCTGAGTACAGCTCCTCCACCTCGTCGGAATCTCTAGACCTCACCGATTTTAACTATTTCATGTTTCAGCGCTCCTCTGGATTATCTTCATCGACTTCTGAGGATGTTTCCAACCTCATCTCAGCACCTTTTCTGGATGTCTCCAGTCTCACCTTTAATGATGCTTCTCCCCTCAGTCCCTCAGTTTCTTTGGACATGTCTAACCTCACGTCCTTAGTTCCCCCAGACCTGTCCACGCTCACATTCCTGGATGTTGCTAATCGCGCTGCAGCGGCTTCTCTCGATCTCTGCATCTAA